Proteins from a genomic interval of Capsicum annuum cultivar UCD-10X-F1 chromosome 4, UCD10Xv1.1, whole genome shotgun sequence:
- the LOC107868070 gene encoding uncharacterized protein LOC107868070: MFEFSLLISVVLELVVFDLVAFVDWTFLLMLFLGINVLLSVFQLLWVAPAKMKKDKISEHLPKDQELAISYGVFLKILAHPNDAIGKVFGSENSGYVSGLGGNVCPSKAFQMYRNSHVNLGSSSNISHQHVEDFEKQAETLKEKLTGYEETQEKLMQNENHLATLHRFLQSKFGSELPTLN; this comes from the exons ATGTTTGAGTTCTCTTTGTTAATTTCTGTTGTTTTGGAGCTGGTGGTGTTTGACTTGGTCGCCTTTGTGGATTGGACCTTTCTGCTGATGCTATTTTTGGGTATCAATGTGTTATTATCCGTTTTTCAGCTTCTTTGGGTCGCGCCTGCTAAAATGAAGAAG GATAAAATATCAGAGCATCTACCTAAAGATCAGGAACTTGCTATCAGTTATGGTGTTTTTTTGAAGATACTAGCTCATCCTAACGACGCCATTGGAAAAGTGTTTGGATCTGAAAATTCTGGATATGTGAGTGGTTTAGGTGGTAATGTTTGTCCTTCAAAAGCTTTTCAAATGTATAGAAATAGTCATGTGAATCTTGGTAGCTCAAGCAATATATCTCATCAACATGTTGAAGACTTTGAGAAACAGGCAGAAACCTTGAAAGAAAAGTTGACCGGATATGAAGAGACCCAAGAAAAACTTATGCAAAATGAGAATCACTTGGCAACGCTTCATAGATTTTTACAATCTAAATTTGGTAGCGAATTGCCTACTTTGAACTAA